The following are from one region of the Gloeomargarita lithophora Alchichica-D10 genome:
- the malQ gene encoding 4-alpha-glucanotransferase: MSWPRCSGILLHPTCLPGAWGIGDLGNGCTQWVDFLAQAEQRLWQILPLGPTGYGNSPYLSYSAMAGNPLVISLELLQKQGMLPPDLVAPDLPRQRVDYDGVYQYKLPQLRLAWAHFQTDSTGLALLREFQAQQAHWLPDFSLFMALKDAHAGQPWYAWEPGLAWREPDTLAQWRQRVHPDQEFHSFLQYIFWQQWQALHRYAQAQQVRIVGDLPIYVAHDSADVWANPDLFAIDQKTGAVALMAGVPPDYFSATGQLWGNPVYDWERLAQTNFAWWVGRLRHLLQLVDMIRIDHFRGFESFWQVPQGEETAINGVWVPAPGEALFQTLQRELGELPILVEDLGVITPAVEALRDGFGLPGTKVLQFGFDDNPDNPYLPFNFRPNCVVYTGTHDNATTVAWYETLDTAAQQRVIRYLGYLSAQGIHWDLLRLGMASVAQWCIVPLQDVLGLGAEGRMNAPGSAAGNWEWRYTTDGLSSDLAAKLATLTRTYGRAHQPWPQPALTNEARDSGQSET; encoded by the coding sequence ATGTCCTGGCCTCGTTGTAGTGGTATTTTACTGCACCCCACCTGTCTGCCGGGGGCTTGGGGAATTGGGGATTTGGGCAATGGGTGTACCCAATGGGTGGATTTTTTAGCCCAGGCGGAGCAACGGCTCTGGCAGATTTTACCCCTGGGGCCAACGGGCTACGGCAATTCTCCCTACCTGTCCTACTCGGCGATGGCGGGAAATCCCCTGGTGATCAGCCTGGAACTTTTGCAAAAACAGGGAATGTTACCGCCGGATTTAGTCGCACCTGACCTACCCCGTCAACGGGTGGATTACGATGGGGTTTACCAGTATAAATTGCCCCAACTGCGCTTGGCCTGGGCACATTTTCAAACGGATAGCACTGGTCTGGCCTTATTGCGGGAATTTCAAGCCCAACAAGCCCATTGGTTGCCGGATTTTAGTTTGTTCATGGCCTTGAAGGATGCCCATGCGGGACAGCCCTGGTACGCCTGGGAACCGGGTTTGGCGTGGCGGGAGCCGGATACCCTAGCCCAGTGGCGGCAACGGGTACACCCGGATCAGGAATTTCATAGCTTTTTGCAGTATATTTTCTGGCAACAATGGCAGGCATTGCATCGGTACGCCCAGGCGCAACAGGTTCGCATTGTGGGGGATTTGCCCATCTATGTTGCCCACGATAGCGCAGATGTGTGGGCGAACCCTGACCTGTTTGCCATTGATCAAAAAACGGGTGCAGTGGCGCTCATGGCCGGGGTGCCGCCGGATTATTTCAGTGCCACCGGCCAACTCTGGGGCAACCCGGTTTATGACTGGGAACGGTTAGCCCAAACCAACTTTGCCTGGTGGGTGGGACGACTGCGGCATTTACTGCAACTGGTGGATATGATTCGCATTGACCACTTTCGGGGGTTTGAGTCCTTTTGGCAGGTGCCCCAGGGGGAGGAAACCGCGATCAACGGCGTGTGGGTGCCTGCGCCGGGGGAGGCTTTGTTTCAGACGTTGCAACGGGAATTGGGGGAATTGCCGATCCTGGTGGAGGACTTGGGGGTGATTACGCCAGCGGTGGAAGCCCTCCGGGATGGCTTTGGGTTACCCGGCACCAAGGTACTGCAATTTGGGTTTGATGATAACCCGGACAACCCCTACCTCCCCTTTAATTTCCGCCCCAATTGTGTGGTCTATACCGGCACCCACGACAATGCCACCACGGTCGCCTGGTACGAAACCCTGGACACCGCCGCTCAACAACGGGTCATCCGTTATCTGGGGTATCTGAGTGCCCAGGGCATCCACTGGGACCTCCTGCGTTTGGGGATGGCTTCGGTGGCGCAGTGGTGCATTGTACCGCTCCAGGATGTGCTGGGTTTGGGGGCAGAGGGGCGGATGAATGCGCCTGGGTCTGCCGCTGGCAACTGGGAATGGCGGTACACGACCGATGGGTTAAGCTCCGATTTGGCCGCCAAACTTGCGACCCTCACCCGCACCTATGGCCGGGCGCATCAACCGTGGCCGCAACCCGCCTTAACCAACGAGGCCAGGGATTCAGGCCAGAGCGAGACTTGA
- a CDS encoding ferredoxin-thioredoxin reductase catalytic domain-containing protein, translated as MTTTLTTTALETVRKFAETYAQRTDTYFCVDLGVTATVIQGLAKHKEEVGAPLCPCRHYEDKEAEVKQGFWNCPCVPMRERKECHCLLFLTPEHDFAGAEQAIDPEFLANYT; from the coding sequence ATGACCACCACCCTGACAACAACTGCCTTAGAAACCGTGCGTAAATTCGCCGAAACCTATGCCCAGCGGACGGATACTTATTTCTGTGTGGATTTGGGGGTGACAGCGACGGTGATCCAGGGGTTAGCCAAGCACAAAGAAGAGGTGGGTGCCCCCCTGTGTCCTTGCCGCCATTACGAGGATAAGGAAGCGGAGGTCAAGCAGGGCTTTTGGAATTGCCCCTGTGTACCGATGCGGGAACGCAAGGAATGCCACTGTCTGCTTTTTCTCACCCCGGAGCATGACTTCGCCGGAGCAGAGCAGGCCATTGACCCGGAGTTTTTAGCCAACTATACTTAA
- a CDS encoding FAD-dependent oxidoreductase, with the protein MNQHSEPNGHFSRRHLLKLFGVGGVGAAVGYSRFVKPQPAVWQPDTIALPWRLEKPSRVTVIGGGLAGLACAYELSQRGFQVTLLERAPQLGGKIAGWPIEVNGAPLQMEHGFHGFFPQYYNLNYLVNELDCDANFVALNSYAVAYKNGYAVEVFRPSHSAFPWNIVDLAVASDNRWRWGLNLTRPAHWGVFREITGFDPVQSYQRLDHLSVLEWVGNDFPQGLFDLYFLPFAKSSLNAPDTLSAGELMQFFHFYFFGNPEGLAFRGTRQDMRRSLVEPIAASIRANGGTVRTGVTVTGLHWQGGKIAGLAVQAAGQVSAAPFWVETNPVLPSGFYGAGDAVYQTKDKEALCLTCPHQGCTVQVQSNGSYRCPCHGAEFTAQGEVVKGPATRNLSKFTIIAQSPERLQLVAQQATNEGLERIESDYYVLATDVPGAQQIIRLSQGETHPEVVGQIEGLSVADPFAVARFWFDRDFSWQYSDFTSLSGYRLTDSITLYHRIQDDYIAWAEATGGSVVELHAYCYKEKEFPNQEALLTTFEQELYEVVPTLKGATILHRELVNQKNFSGFPPHSYDQRPTSATAVANLFLAGDWVKMPFPCALMERAVSSGFLAANEIINQEGIQRRPLYSVHPRGVLAT; encoded by the coding sequence ATGAATCAACATTCTGAACCTAACGGCCATTTTTCTCGCCGCCACCTGCTGAAGTTGTTTGGGGTGGGGGGGGTGGGAGCCGCTGTCGGCTATTCCCGCTTTGTCAAGCCCCAACCGGCGGTGTGGCAACCGGATACGATTGCGTTGCCCTGGCGTTTGGAAAAACCCAGCCGGGTGACGGTGATCGGTGGGGGGCTGGCGGGTTTGGCCTGTGCCTACGAACTCAGCCAACGGGGGTTTCAGGTCACATTATTAGAACGGGCACCGCAGTTGGGGGGCAAAATCGCCGGGTGGCCGATTGAGGTAAATGGGGCACCCCTGCAAATGGAACATGGGTTTCATGGGTTTTTTCCCCAGTATTACAACCTGAATTATCTGGTGAATGAACTGGATTGTGATGCCAATTTTGTGGCGTTGAATTCCTACGCGGTGGCCTACAAAAATGGCTATGCGGTGGAGGTATTTCGCCCCAGCCATTCCGCTTTTCCCTGGAATATCGTGGATTTGGCTGTAGCTTCCGACAATCGCTGGCGGTGGGGCTTGAATCTCACCCGTCCCGCCCATTGGGGGGTATTTCGGGAAATTACCGGCTTTGACCCGGTGCAGAGCTATCAACGTTTAGACCATCTGTCGGTGCTGGAATGGGTGGGCAATGATTTTCCCCAGGGTTTATTTGATCTCTACTTTTTACCCTTTGCCAAGTCCAGTTTGAATGCCCCGGATACTCTCAGCGCCGGGGAATTGATGCAGTTTTTCCACTTTTATTTCTTTGGCAATCCGGAGGGTCTGGCCTTCCGGGGCACCCGCCAGGATATGCGCCGCTCCCTGGTGGAACCGATTGCCGCCAGCATCCGTGCCAATGGGGGAACCGTCCGCACCGGGGTCACGGTCACGGGTTTGCACTGGCAGGGGGGCAAAATCGCCGGGTTGGCAGTGCAAGCCGCCGGTCAGGTGAGTGCGGCTCCCTTTTGGGTGGAAACCAATCCCGTATTGCCTAGTGGATTTTACGGGGCGGGGGATGCGGTCTATCAAACCAAAGACAAAGAAGCCCTCTGTCTCACCTGCCCCCACCAAGGCTGTACGGTGCAAGTACAAAGTAATGGCAGCTACCGCTGTCCCTGTCACGGGGCGGAATTTACGGCGCAAGGGGAAGTGGTCAAAGGCCCGGCCACCCGCAATTTGAGTAAATTTACCATCATCGCCCAGTCTCCAGAGCGGCTACAGTTGGTGGCGCAACAGGCTACAAACGAGGGTTTAGAGCGGATCGAGTCGGATTACTATGTGCTGGCAACGGATGTACCGGGAGCGCAACAAATTATCCGTTTGAGCCAGGGGGAAACCCATCCAGAAGTGGTCGGGCAAATTGAAGGCTTAAGCGTGGCTGACCCGTTTGCGGTGGCGCGGTTCTGGTTTGACCGGGATTTTTCATGGCAGTACAGTGACTTTACTTCTTTGTCCGGTTATCGCCTGACGGATAGTATTACTTTGTATCACCGGATTCAGGATGATTATATTGCCTGGGCTGAGGCCACCGGGGGCAGTGTGGTGGAGTTGCACGCCTATTGTTATAAAGAGAAAGAATTTCCCAACCAGGAGGCTTTGCTGACTACCTTTGAGCAGGAATTGTACGAGGTAGTACCGACTTTGAAAGGGGCGACCATCCTGCACCGGGAATTGGTCAACCAGAAGAATTTTTCCGGCTTTCCCCCCCACAGTTACGACCAGCGCCCCACCAGTGCGACGGCGGTGGCGAATTTATTCCTGGCCGGGGATTGGGTGAAAATGCCTTTTCCCTGCGCCTTGATGGAGCGGGCGGTAAGCAGTGGTTTTTTGGCAGCCAATGAAATTATTAACCAGGAGGGCATCCAGCGGCGGCCTTTGTATTCCGTGCATCCCCGGGGGGTGCTGGCAACGTGA
- a CDS encoding ABC transporter permease, which produces MRRVGRETWAVARRVLTELIRRQRSLAFWGFFPVSILLLIGMILTGRTDLTIPEAFEQAAVSALVGSGFFFSGVGGTVSTIVAEREQGTLKRLFLSPVSGLSYFLGIFLAYILVATAQVILVTAVAAYLGARFHGHILLGLLLFGLTVGGYVGAGFILGTQLARRTDDVNALVAAVGLPFVIIGGTFLPTSLFPENLLAVAKYTPIYHMNEGLLGVAIQDYSWQEVGENLGYLAVFTGVMVVGGWLSYLYMVQRERQL; this is translated from the coding sequence ATGAGACGGGTGGGGCGGGAAACCTGGGCGGTGGCGCGGAGAGTCTTAACAGAATTGATCCGCCGTCAACGGAGTTTGGCGTTTTGGGGTTTTTTCCCGGTGTCAATCCTTTTGTTAATCGGCATGATCTTGACCGGGCGCACGGATTTGACCATCCCGGAAGCCTTTGAGCAGGCCGCTGTTTCGGCGTTGGTGGGTTCGGGATTTTTCTTTAGTGGCGTGGGGGGCACGGTTTCTACCATCGTGGCGGAGCGGGAGCAGGGCACATTAAAACGCTTATTTCTCTCACCGGTGAGCGGGTTGTCCTATTTTTTGGGCATTTTCTTGGCCTATATTTTGGTGGCAACGGCGCAGGTGATTTTGGTGACCGCGGTGGCGGCCTACCTGGGGGCGAGATTTCATGGCCATATCTTGCTGGGATTGCTGTTGTTTGGCCTCACCGTGGGCGGCTATGTGGGGGCGGGGTTTATTTTGGGTACGCAGTTGGCGCGCCGCACGGATGATGTGAATGCTTTGGTGGCCGCCGTGGGGCTACCGTTTGTAATTATTGGCGGGACGTTTTTGCCCACCAGCCTATTCCCAGAAAATCTGTTGGCGGTGGCGAAATATACGCCCATTTACCACATGAATGAGGGACTATTGGGGGTAGCGATTCAGGATTATTCGTGGCAAGAAGTCGGTGAGAATTTGGGTTATTTGGCCGTATTTACCGGGGTAATGGTAGTGGGGGGGTGGTTGTCCTACCTGTACATGGTGCAAAGAGAACGGCAACTTTAA
- a CDS encoding DUF454 family protein, with protein MKAVKNTVLSVLGAILTVVGVIAVILPLIPGTPFLLLAAACFGAIES; from the coding sequence ATGAAAGCGGTTAAAAATACCGTGCTATCCGTTTTGGGGGCTATCTTAACCGTGGTGGGGGTCATCGCAGTAATTTTACCCCTGATTCCTGGCACCCCATTTCTACTGTTGGCGGCGGCTTGTTTTGGGGCGATTGAGTCTTAA